In Malus sylvestris chromosome 16, drMalSylv7.2, whole genome shotgun sequence, the following are encoded in one genomic region:
- the LOC126607964 gene encoding protein NSP-INTERACTING KINASE 3-like isoform X2, whose protein sequence is MKIEKDYMGRSNFMLCKLGLLVLALAEASSATLSPTGVNYEVEALAAIKSDLIDPHNVLENWDSNSVDPCSWRMVTCTPDGYVSALGLPSQSLSGILSPAIGNLSNLQSVLLQNNAISGPIPTSVGNLVKLQTLDLSNNNFNGDIPDSLGNLKNLNYLRLNNNSLTGPFPESLSTVGLTLVDLSFNNLSGSLPKISARTFKIVGNPLICGVKAANCSAVFPEPLSFPPDALKESDSGTKRRHMTIVLGASFSAVFGVIIIIGLLVWLRYRHNQQIFFDVNDQYDPEVCLGHLRRYTFKELRAATDHFNSKNILGRGGFGIVYKGSLNDGTLVAVKRLKDYNTAGGEIQFQTEVEMISLAVHRNLLRLCGFCSTENERLLVYPFMPNGSVASRLRDHIHGRPALDWARRKRIALGTARGLVYLHEQCDPRIIHRDVKAANILLDEDFEAVVGDFGLAKLLDHRESHVSTAVRGTVGHIAPEYLSTGQSSDKTDVFGFGILLLELITGQRALDFGRVANQKGVMLDWVKKLHQEGKLNLMVDKDLRGKLDRVELEEMVQVALLCTQFNPLYRPKMSEVLKMLEGDGLAEKWEASQKVETPRFRPCDPRQRYSDFIEESSLVLEAMELSGPR, encoded by the exons ATGAAGATAGAAAAAGACTACATGGGAAGAAGTAATTTCATGTTGTGCAAATTGGgtttacttgttttggcatTGGCTGAGGCATCTTCTGCAACTCTTTCTCCTACTGGTGTAAATTATGAAG TTGAAGCATTGGCGGCCATTAAAAGCGATCTGATTGACCCGCATAATGTTTTGGAGAACTGGGATAGTAACTCTGTAGATCCCTGCAGCTGGAGGATGGTTACTTGTACTCCTGATGGCTATGTATCTGCTCT GGGATTACCTAGCCAGAGCTTGTCCGGTATCTTATCTCCGGCTATTGGAAACCTCAGTAACTTGCAATCTGT TTTGCTTCAAAACAATGCGATTTCGGGTCCGATTCCCACTTCAGTTGGAAATTTGGTGAAGCTTCAGACACTTGATCTATCCAACAATAATTTCAATGGTGACATACCAGATTCTTTGGGCAACCTAAAGAACCTGAATTATTT GCGGTTAAACAACAACAGCCTTACAGGACCCTTCCCCGAGTCTCTGTCCACAGTTGGTCTCACTCTTGT GGACCTTTCTTTCAACAATTTGAGCGGTTCCTTGCCAAAGATATCCGCACGAACTTTCAA AATTGTTGGAAACCCTTTAATTTGCGGTGTAAAGGCTGCGAACTGTTCTGCTGTCTTTCCAGAGCCACTATCCTTCCCACCTGATGCTCTAAAAG AATCAGACTCTGGAACAAAACGCCGCCACATGACTATTGTCCTTGGTGCAAGCTTCAGTGCTGTCTTTGGTGTCATAATAATTATTGGGTTACTTGTTTGGCTGCGATACAGACACAACCAGCAGATATTCTTCGATGTCAATG ACCAATATGACCCAGAAGTTTGCTTGGGGCATTTGAGGAGGTATACATTTAAGGAGCTCCGGGCAGCAACAGACCATTTCAACTCAAAGAACATCCTAGGTAGGGGCGGTTTTGGGATTGTATACAAAGGAAGCTTGAATGATGGGACTCTGGTTGCAGTTAAAAGGCTAAAGGACTACAACACTGCTGGTGGTGAAATCCAATTTCAGACGGAAGTTGAGATGATTAGTTTGGCTGTCCATCGAAATCTTCTGAGGCTTTGTGGGTTCTGCTCAACTGAGAACGAAAGACTTCTTGTTTACCCTTTTATGCCTAACGGAAGTGTAGCCTCTCGATTAAGAG ATCATATACATGGTCGACCAGCACTCGACTGGGCAAGGCGAAAGAGAATAGCGTTAGGTACAGCAAGGGGGTTGGTTTATTTGCATGAGCAGTGTGACCCCAGAATTATTCACCGTGATGTTAAAGCAGCCAACATTTTGCTTGATGAAGACTTCGAGGCAGTTGTTGGAGATTTTGGGTTGGCAAAGCTTTTGGATCACAGAGAATCTCATGTGTCCACAGCTGTGCGCGGCACTGTTGGCCATATCGCTCCAGAATACTTGTCAACGGGTCAGTCATCAGATAAGACTGACGTGTTTGGGTTTGGGATATTGCTCCTGGAGCTAATCACAGGTCAAAGGGCCTTGGACTTTGGACGAGTTGCAAACCAGAAGGGTGTAATGCTTGATTGG GTGAAGAAACTCCATCAGGAGGGAAAGCTAAATCTCATGGTGGATAAGGATCTAAGGGGCAAACTCGACAGGGTTGAGCTGGAAGAAATGGTTCAGGTTGCCTTGTTATGTACTCAATTTAATCCTCTGTACCGACCAAAAATGTCGGAAGTATTAAAGATGTTGGAAGGTGATGGCTTAGCCGAGAAATGGGAGGCGTCGCAGAAGGTCGAGACACCAAGGTTCCGGCCGTGTGACCCACGTCAAAGATATTCAGATTTTATAGAAGAATCTTCGCTTGTGCTAGAAGCTATGGAGCTTTCTGGTCCTAGATGA
- the LOC126607964 gene encoding protein NSP-INTERACTING KINASE 3-like isoform X1 has translation MKIEKDYMGRSNFMLCKLGLLVLALAEASSATLSPTGVNYEVEALAAIKSDLIDPHNVLENWDSNSVDPCSWRMVTCTPDGYVSALGLPSQSLSGILSPAIGNLSNLQSVLLQNNAISGPIPTSVGNLVKLQTLDLSNNNFNGDIPDSLGNLKNLNYLRLNNNSLTGPFPESLSTVGLTLVDLSFNNLSGSLPKISARTFKIVGNPLICGVKAANCSAVFPEPLSFPPDALKESDSGTKRRHMTIVLGASFSAVFGVIIIIGLLVWLRYRHNQQIFFDVNADQYDPEVCLGHLRRYTFKELRAATDHFNSKNILGRGGFGIVYKGSLNDGTLVAVKRLKDYNTAGGEIQFQTEVEMISLAVHRNLLRLCGFCSTENERLLVYPFMPNGSVASRLRDHIHGRPALDWARRKRIALGTARGLVYLHEQCDPRIIHRDVKAANILLDEDFEAVVGDFGLAKLLDHRESHVSTAVRGTVGHIAPEYLSTGQSSDKTDVFGFGILLLELITGQRALDFGRVANQKGVMLDWVKKLHQEGKLNLMVDKDLRGKLDRVELEEMVQVALLCTQFNPLYRPKMSEVLKMLEGDGLAEKWEASQKVETPRFRPCDPRQRYSDFIEESSLVLEAMELSGPR, from the exons ATGAAGATAGAAAAAGACTACATGGGAAGAAGTAATTTCATGTTGTGCAAATTGGgtttacttgttttggcatTGGCTGAGGCATCTTCTGCAACTCTTTCTCCTACTGGTGTAAATTATGAAG TTGAAGCATTGGCGGCCATTAAAAGCGATCTGATTGACCCGCATAATGTTTTGGAGAACTGGGATAGTAACTCTGTAGATCCCTGCAGCTGGAGGATGGTTACTTGTACTCCTGATGGCTATGTATCTGCTCT GGGATTACCTAGCCAGAGCTTGTCCGGTATCTTATCTCCGGCTATTGGAAACCTCAGTAACTTGCAATCTGT TTTGCTTCAAAACAATGCGATTTCGGGTCCGATTCCCACTTCAGTTGGAAATTTGGTGAAGCTTCAGACACTTGATCTATCCAACAATAATTTCAATGGTGACATACCAGATTCTTTGGGCAACCTAAAGAACCTGAATTATTT GCGGTTAAACAACAACAGCCTTACAGGACCCTTCCCCGAGTCTCTGTCCACAGTTGGTCTCACTCTTGT GGACCTTTCTTTCAACAATTTGAGCGGTTCCTTGCCAAAGATATCCGCACGAACTTTCAA AATTGTTGGAAACCCTTTAATTTGCGGTGTAAAGGCTGCGAACTGTTCTGCTGTCTTTCCAGAGCCACTATCCTTCCCACCTGATGCTCTAAAAG AATCAGACTCTGGAACAAAACGCCGCCACATGACTATTGTCCTTGGTGCAAGCTTCAGTGCTGTCTTTGGTGTCATAATAATTATTGGGTTACTTGTTTGGCTGCGATACAGACACAACCAGCAGATATTCTTCGATGTCAATG CAGACCAATATGACCCAGAAGTTTGCTTGGGGCATTTGAGGAGGTATACATTTAAGGAGCTCCGGGCAGCAACAGACCATTTCAACTCAAAGAACATCCTAGGTAGGGGCGGTTTTGGGATTGTATACAAAGGAAGCTTGAATGATGGGACTCTGGTTGCAGTTAAAAGGCTAAAGGACTACAACACTGCTGGTGGTGAAATCCAATTTCAGACGGAAGTTGAGATGATTAGTTTGGCTGTCCATCGAAATCTTCTGAGGCTTTGTGGGTTCTGCTCAACTGAGAACGAAAGACTTCTTGTTTACCCTTTTATGCCTAACGGAAGTGTAGCCTCTCGATTAAGAG ATCATATACATGGTCGACCAGCACTCGACTGGGCAAGGCGAAAGAGAATAGCGTTAGGTACAGCAAGGGGGTTGGTTTATTTGCATGAGCAGTGTGACCCCAGAATTATTCACCGTGATGTTAAAGCAGCCAACATTTTGCTTGATGAAGACTTCGAGGCAGTTGTTGGAGATTTTGGGTTGGCAAAGCTTTTGGATCACAGAGAATCTCATGTGTCCACAGCTGTGCGCGGCACTGTTGGCCATATCGCTCCAGAATACTTGTCAACGGGTCAGTCATCAGATAAGACTGACGTGTTTGGGTTTGGGATATTGCTCCTGGAGCTAATCACAGGTCAAAGGGCCTTGGACTTTGGACGAGTTGCAAACCAGAAGGGTGTAATGCTTGATTGG GTGAAGAAACTCCATCAGGAGGGAAAGCTAAATCTCATGGTGGATAAGGATCTAAGGGGCAAACTCGACAGGGTTGAGCTGGAAGAAATGGTTCAGGTTGCCTTGTTATGTACTCAATTTAATCCTCTGTACCGACCAAAAATGTCGGAAGTATTAAAGATGTTGGAAGGTGATGGCTTAGCCGAGAAATGGGAGGCGTCGCAGAAGGTCGAGACACCAAGGTTCCGGCCGTGTGACCCACGTCAAAGATATTCAGATTTTATAGAAGAATCTTCGCTTGTGCTAGAAGCTATGGAGCTTTCTGGTCCTAGATGA
- the LOC126607964 gene encoding protein NSP-INTERACTING KINASE 3-like isoform X3, translating to MKIEKDYMGRSNFMLCKLGLLVLALAEASSATLSPTGVNYEVEALAAIKSDLIDPHNVLENWDSNSVDPCSWRMVTCTPDGYVSALGLPSQSLSGILSPAIGNLSNLQSVLLQNNAISGPIPTSVGNLVKLQTLDLSNNNFNGDIPDSLGNLKNLNYLRLNNNSLTGPFPESLSTVGLTLVDLSFNNLSGSLPKISARTFKIVGNPLICGVKAANCSAVFPEPLSFPPDALKDSGTKRRHMTIVLGASFSAVFGVIIIIGLLVWLRYRHNQQIFFDVNADQYDPEVCLGHLRRYTFKELRAATDHFNSKNILGRGGFGIVYKGSLNDGTLVAVKRLKDYNTAGGEIQFQTEVEMISLAVHRNLLRLCGFCSTENERLLVYPFMPNGSVASRLRDHIHGRPALDWARRKRIALGTARGLVYLHEQCDPRIIHRDVKAANILLDEDFEAVVGDFGLAKLLDHRESHVSTAVRGTVGHIAPEYLSTGQSSDKTDVFGFGILLLELITGQRALDFGRVANQKGVMLDWVKKLHQEGKLNLMVDKDLRGKLDRVELEEMVQVALLCTQFNPLYRPKMSEVLKMLEGDGLAEKWEASQKVETPRFRPCDPRQRYSDFIEESSLVLEAMELSGPR from the exons ATGAAGATAGAAAAAGACTACATGGGAAGAAGTAATTTCATGTTGTGCAAATTGGgtttacttgttttggcatTGGCTGAGGCATCTTCTGCAACTCTTTCTCCTACTGGTGTAAATTATGAAG TTGAAGCATTGGCGGCCATTAAAAGCGATCTGATTGACCCGCATAATGTTTTGGAGAACTGGGATAGTAACTCTGTAGATCCCTGCAGCTGGAGGATGGTTACTTGTACTCCTGATGGCTATGTATCTGCTCT GGGATTACCTAGCCAGAGCTTGTCCGGTATCTTATCTCCGGCTATTGGAAACCTCAGTAACTTGCAATCTGT TTTGCTTCAAAACAATGCGATTTCGGGTCCGATTCCCACTTCAGTTGGAAATTTGGTGAAGCTTCAGACACTTGATCTATCCAACAATAATTTCAATGGTGACATACCAGATTCTTTGGGCAACCTAAAGAACCTGAATTATTT GCGGTTAAACAACAACAGCCTTACAGGACCCTTCCCCGAGTCTCTGTCCACAGTTGGTCTCACTCTTGT GGACCTTTCTTTCAACAATTTGAGCGGTTCCTTGCCAAAGATATCCGCACGAACTTTCAA AATTGTTGGAAACCCTTTAATTTGCGGTGTAAAGGCTGCGAACTGTTCTGCTGTCTTTCCAGAGCCACTATCCTTCCCACCTGATGCTCTAAAAG ACTCTGGAACAAAACGCCGCCACATGACTATTGTCCTTGGTGCAAGCTTCAGTGCTGTCTTTGGTGTCATAATAATTATTGGGTTACTTGTTTGGCTGCGATACAGACACAACCAGCAGATATTCTTCGATGTCAATG CAGACCAATATGACCCAGAAGTTTGCTTGGGGCATTTGAGGAGGTATACATTTAAGGAGCTCCGGGCAGCAACAGACCATTTCAACTCAAAGAACATCCTAGGTAGGGGCGGTTTTGGGATTGTATACAAAGGAAGCTTGAATGATGGGACTCTGGTTGCAGTTAAAAGGCTAAAGGACTACAACACTGCTGGTGGTGAAATCCAATTTCAGACGGAAGTTGAGATGATTAGTTTGGCTGTCCATCGAAATCTTCTGAGGCTTTGTGGGTTCTGCTCAACTGAGAACGAAAGACTTCTTGTTTACCCTTTTATGCCTAACGGAAGTGTAGCCTCTCGATTAAGAG ATCATATACATGGTCGACCAGCACTCGACTGGGCAAGGCGAAAGAGAATAGCGTTAGGTACAGCAAGGGGGTTGGTTTATTTGCATGAGCAGTGTGACCCCAGAATTATTCACCGTGATGTTAAAGCAGCCAACATTTTGCTTGATGAAGACTTCGAGGCAGTTGTTGGAGATTTTGGGTTGGCAAAGCTTTTGGATCACAGAGAATCTCATGTGTCCACAGCTGTGCGCGGCACTGTTGGCCATATCGCTCCAGAATACTTGTCAACGGGTCAGTCATCAGATAAGACTGACGTGTTTGGGTTTGGGATATTGCTCCTGGAGCTAATCACAGGTCAAAGGGCCTTGGACTTTGGACGAGTTGCAAACCAGAAGGGTGTAATGCTTGATTGG GTGAAGAAACTCCATCAGGAGGGAAAGCTAAATCTCATGGTGGATAAGGATCTAAGGGGCAAACTCGACAGGGTTGAGCTGGAAGAAATGGTTCAGGTTGCCTTGTTATGTACTCAATTTAATCCTCTGTACCGACCAAAAATGTCGGAAGTATTAAAGATGTTGGAAGGTGATGGCTTAGCCGAGAAATGGGAGGCGTCGCAGAAGGTCGAGACACCAAGGTTCCGGCCGTGTGACCCACGTCAAAGATATTCAGATTTTATAGAAGAATCTTCGCTTGTGCTAGAAGCTATGGAGCTTTCTGGTCCTAGATGA